AATACCTGATCGAAATCCTGCAATTGTTGTGTATTTCCATCGGGTTGTATGGGAATGTTATCGTCGGTTATACTGGCCAGAATACTTACGCGGTCGCTGATTTTTCCCGATAGCTGAAGGTTGAGGTTGGAGTTGACGGATAAATCCTGATTGTTCCCGAAATTTACACCGCGGGATATGCTTCCCGATTTGGACAATCCATCACTGTCGAAGAAGTCGGAATTTTTTTTCCCGGGCTGAAAAGAAAATGAATTGGGTCTGTTTTTAATATCGGGACTATTCTCCGGAAGTGATTTGTGATAATGAATGCGTGTAAGTTGTTCCGGAAAAACCCGGTAATTGATTTGAATGGAATCACCCGGTGGCAATGAAAGGAGAATATATCCGTAAAAAGGTTCTTCCCGGATCAGGCTCGGGTCAATAGTTTTTCCATTCCGGATTACTTCCACGGTACCCGGAACAATACTCAGCGTGTCGAGCCAGATCGTGTCGGTGGTACTAATCCAGTTTTTACTCCTGAAATTAGTTTGCGCTAGAGCACCTTTCACCATAAGGATGGTGATGAACAAAAGAGATATGCGCAACAATAGTTTCAGCTGTGACTAATTCGAATACAAAATAACGTTAAATCATCTTTTCTAGCATGAGCTTGTTGGCCAAGCAATAATCTTTATTTTCGTACATGGCTAAAATCATCACCTACAATGTAAACGGAATAAGAGCTGCCATTACAAAGGGCTGGCTCGATTGGTTAAAGGCAGTGGACGCCGATATTGTCTGTTTGCAGGAAATCAAAGCAACCCCCGATCAGATTGATATTCGTCCCTTCGAAGAAATGGGTTATTTTACCCATTGGCATCCGGCCGATAAAAAAGGCTATAGCGGTGTTGCCATTTTAAGCAAACTGGAGCCGGACAATGTTGAAATCGGCTGCGGAATGCCCAAATACGACCATGAAGGGCGGATTATCCGCTGCGATTTTGGCGATGTTTCGGTGATGAGCGCCTATTTTCCCAGCGGGAGTTCCGGTGATGAACGTCAGGCGTTTAAGATGGAATTTCTGGAAGATTTCCTCCCTTATGCTACCGAATTACGCAAAAAACGACCAAACCTCATTATTTCGGGCGATTACAATATTTGTCACAAAGCCATCGATATCCATAATCCGGTGAGCAATAAAAATTCATCCGGATTTCTTCCCGAAGAGCGGGAATGGGTAGATCGTTTTGTGGAAAGCGGGTTTGTGGATGCGTTCCGGGTTTTTAATCAGGAGCCCAAGCAATATACCTGGTGGAGTTTCAGGGCCAATGCCAGAGCTAAAAACCTGGGCTGGCGCATCGATTATCACATGGCCACAAAGCCATTGGAAAAGCGACTAAAGGCATCCCGAATATTACCCGAGGCCAAACATTCGGATCATTGTCCGGTTCTCCTTGAGATCGACCTTTAATTCCGTTTGTCAACTTTATTTCCCATCGTTCACTTTCTCCTTTATTTTTTAATTATTTGGCTATATTTGCCTTCGTCGCTAAAAAATACCGAACAAATGATGAAAAAGCTTATCCCTGTTCTTGCGCTATCTGCTTTGTTAGCTTCCTGTGGTGGAGGTAAAAATGGAGAAGAGATTAAAATGGTTGAAGCCAAGGGTGGAGTAGTTTACGGGGGGATCTTTAAGATCAACCAGGTAGAAGATTTCAAAAATCTGTTTCCCCTGAGCATTAACGATATCACCTCACATCACATCGCCAGCCAGATGTATCAGGGTCTTCTGAAATTCGATCAGAAAACGTTGGAAGTTGTTCCAAATATTGCTGAATCATTCGAAGCCAATCCCGATGCAACGCAGTTCACCTTTAAAATCAGAAAAGGTGTAATGTTCCACGACGATGAATGTTTCGGTGGTAAAGGCCGCGAGGTAACCGCTAATGATTTTAAATATTGCTTCGATAAAATCTGCACCGCTACCGGTGATAACAAGGTTTACTGGTTGTTTAAAGACAAAGTAAAAGGAGCCAATGAACATTACGATGCAACCATTGGCGGAAAGCCGGGTCCTGCAGGTGGTGTTTCGGGTATTAAGGTAATCGACAACAATACCCTTCAAATCGATCTTAATTTTTCATTCTCTGCTTTCCCGAAAGTGATTGCACACTCTGGTTGCTGGGTTTATCCGAAAGAAGCGTATGAAAAGTACAAGGATGATATGCGTACGAAAGTGGTAGGTACGGGTCCTTTTGTTATCAAGTCGATTAAAGACGGACAAATGGTTCTTCTTGAAAAGAATGAAAACTACTGGGAAATTGATGAACACGGAAATAAACTTCCTTATTTGCAAGGTGTAAAATTCACCTTCCACAAAGAGAAGAAAACCGAATTGATGGAATTCCGCAAGAAGAATCTGGATATGGTCTGGAAGCTTCCAGTAGAAGAAATTTCATCTGTACTTGGTTCGCAGGAAGAAGCAAAACAAGGTGGAAATATCGACTTTGAACTTCAAATGATTGATGCTTTATCCATTCAGTTTTACGCCTTCCTGAGCAATGGAGATGTATTTAAAGATAAGCGTGTACGTCAGGCATTCAACTATGCTATTGACCGTGAAAAATTAGTTACTTATACCCTTCAGGGTGAAGGAACAGCTGCTACTTATGGATTTGTTCCTCCTTTTGGTAACTATCCGGCAAGTAACGTAAAAGGATTTGCATTCGATCCGAACCTGGCACGTAAGCTGATGTCGGAAGCAGGTTATCCCAATGGAAGAGGATTCCCTAAAGTGGTATTGCAACTTAACTCCGGTGGATCAACCAATGAATTGTTGGCTGAAGCTGTACAAGGAATGTTAAAAGAAAATTTAGGGGTTGATGTCGAAATGCAAGTGATGCCTTTGAATCAACTCATCGAAAATTTCGAATCGGGTAAAGCTGATTTCTGGCGCTCTGCATGGGTGGCCGACTATCCGGATCCGGAAAACTTCCTGAACTTGTTCTACGGAAAACATGTTCCTGCTAATCCATCCGACAAATCATACATCAATTTTACCCGTTATTCAAGTCCGGTTTTCGATTCAACCTTCCAGGCTGCGCTTCGTACCGTGGATGAAAAAGAACGTTTAGAGTTGTTTGCTAAGTGCGATCAGATTATTATTGATGATGCAGTTGTTATGCCTGTTTATTACGATAACTACATTCGTCTGGTACAAACCAATGTTCGCAATTTCCCGATCAATGCCATGGAGTACAGAGATCTCTCCCGTGTGTATTTTGCATTGGATGAAAAGAAAGATAAAAAAGGAAAAAAATAATCTATCAAGAGCCGGTTCATCCGGCTCTTTTTTATTTCAGGTGATTCCAAAGTTTCTTACGCGCTATGGGTAATACGGTAGATTCCTCCGGATACATCCCCGCATCCAAATTCAGGTAATAGGCCGCCATAGCTCTTTTACCGGAATGCTCCCATAGTTTCATTTTTATACGGGATAAGCTCTCACTGAGTGATAAAAAGAAATCACCTGCAAAGGTGGTGGAGATGGATAGCGATTCGTCCTGAGTAGCCTGATATAAAGCAGAACGTTTAAATTGGAAAGCACGAATAACCCTGGCCGAACGTGGAAATAGAATGAAACCTTCTTCCGGTTTTATCGGTTCCACCCCAATGGGTTCCAGCGCTGTTTTATATTCAATTTCCAGCTCCATTTCTTGGAATTGGCGACATCTGGTATGGAGGAGGGGAATGGACCATTTGGCAATTTTTTCCAGGGTAATCAGGTATTCATCCTTCACCGGGTGATGAGCATAATCCAGTTCCCATTTAGCTGTATTTACACCTTTTAAATCGCCTTTTTCTACATCGGCTAGATCGGCCATTCCGCGTAAAAATTGGTGCAGGATTTCCTCCTTTAACTCCAGTTCATTCCGCCAGGGAAGCAGTTCTTTATTGGCAAAGGCATGGTCAACCCCTTGCAGCCAGGCCAGCAGGGTATACGATTTACCTTCAAAATCGATGGAGGGTTGAAGGAACCAATCGTGATCAAGTCCGTTCATCTTCCTGTTTTTTCTTCATAACGTTTGTTCAAAAAAAGAGTTGCCTTAAAGTGAAGAATCTTAGTTACTGGCATAATTTTGAGGGATACGGAAAGGTTGAACTTTATTAAACTCTTATGAAGACAAAAAGAATCCTGTTTATTATTTTACCACTCTTGGCACTTTACCTCAGTGCTTGCGTGCCTTCGCGCAAACTCGATGAAGCCGAAGCCAAATACAAGGCTTGCGACGCAGAACTGAAAGCATTACGCGACAGTACCCGGAAGTTTTTCGATGAACATAAAGAAATGCAAAGTGAATTAACGCGATTGAAAAAAGCGACGGATGCTTTATCGCGCGACACTTCTATTTTGGGAGCTTCCTATCGCCAGATGCGTGAGCAATACGACAAAATCAATAAGCTCAATGATGAAATCATGAAGAAACTTGAATTGCTTCAAAAAGGAAGTGAATTAGAATCTTCAAAATTATCTGCACAGCTGGAAGCCACTCGTCTTGAATTGCAAAAGAAGGAAGATGATTTAAAAATGTTCGAGCGCGAACTGAATGTGAAAAAGCAGGAACTGGATTTAAAAACCAAAGAACTTGCCGATAAAGAAAAACGCATTCGTGAACTGGAAGATGTGCTTGCTCGTCAGGAAGCCGCTTCGAAAGCGCTGAAAGAAAAAGTAGCCAATGCATTGCTTGCGTTTAAAGATAAAGGCTTAACAGTGGAGCAGAAAAACGGCCGCGTTTATGTTTCCATGGAAGCGAAATTGCTTTTTGCATCCGGTAGTTATAAAGTGGACCAGGAAGGTAAAGAAGCATTGATTAAACTCGCAAAAATTCTGGAAGACCAAAAGGATATTGAAGTACAGGTAGAGGGTCATACCGACACCGATAAACTTAATTCTCCAAATGTACCGCGCGACAATTGGGAACTATCCGTATTGCGTGCCACCTCGGTTGTAAAACTCATGATGGAGAACTCTAAAATGGATCCAAAACGAATTACCGCTGCGGGAAGAAGTGAATTTTTGCCTGTTGATCCTAATGATAAATCGAAAAACAGAAGGATTGAAATTATTCTGATTCCAAATTTGGATGAGTTGTATAAAGCGATTCAGAATTAATGAAAAATAATAAGCAATAAAAAAGGGGGCCTAAGCCCCCTTTTTTTATGTAGTGAAATAATTATTTCACCAATGTCATTTCATCGATCAGATGTTTCGCACCGGCATATTTATCAATAATAAATAATACATAGCGAACATCTACAGAGATGGTACGTTGTAAGTTCGGTTCAAATGCGATATCGCCCGACATTGCTTCCCAGTTTCCGTCGAAAGCAACACCGATTAATTCGCCGTTACCGTTAATTACCGGACTACCCGAGTTTCCTCCGGTGATGTCGGTATTCGAAAGGAACGCAACTTTCATTACACCGTTCTCTCCATATTGACCATAATCTTTGTTTTTCCAAAGCTCTTTCAATTTCGCAGGAACGATAAACTCATCGTTGTTAGGGTCTTCTTTTTCAATAATACCATCCAGGGTAGTGAAGTACGAATAGCTCACTGCATCCTGAGGAACATAAGCCAGAACTTGTCCATAGGTTAAACGCATGGTGAAATTCGCATTCGGATAGAATTTTTTATCCGTCATCATTTTGCGAATACCTTCAACATATAAACGAGTAGCTTCTGTGAGTTTGTTGGTTGCTTCGGCAGATTGTGCACTAAAGGTTCTGTAAACGGTAATGAAATCCATCATTAATTTGAATCCGAGGTCTGCTTCAAGTTTTTTCAGATCAGGTTTTTTCAAATAAGCATCTAAGCGTGCTTTATCGGTGAATACAGATTTAGCATAATAAGCGCTTACCCATTTTTGGAAATCCCCTTTCGATTTTTTGTGAATTTCGGTAAGGAATTTCGGATGGTATTCAGCAGGAATATCTGTGTAGTACATTTTCATCATGGCAGCCATGAGGTTGATGTCGGTAGACGCGTTGTGGTTTTTGAAATAATCTTCAACTTCCGGACGAACACTTTCTACAACGGCATTTAACTGCTCAGGAGCGATATCCGGATTTTTCAATGCGCCATAGAGCGGGAATAATTTGAGGAAAAGCATATTGATTTCCATTCCGAAAACACACTCATTGAAGTAAACATCCGGAAGAATTACTTTATCGAGTTCCTTATAGGCAGTTTCCATATCGGAAATCACATTAGCATAACGTGTCTTGCGGTTAGCATCGGCATTGATCCATTGTACAAATGCCTCTTCTTCAGCTTTTTTCTTTTCGTATACTTTCAGGCGTTTTAATCCACGGGTCTGACCAATGAAGTACTTCCAGTAGTTCGAAATCTGAGCGTAATGAGAAGCGTATTGAATACGGATTTTGTCGCTTTGATCCATGTCTTTTTTCATGATCTCAAGGCGGGTTCCACGCAGCTTCACACGAGCAGGCTGCTCAATGTCGATCGCCTGTTTTACTCCATACGAAGTAAGGAAACGATCTGTGCTTCCTGGATAACCCATAATCATGGCAAAATCATTTTGCTGAACACCTTTTAGTGAAATGGGTAAATGGTGACGAGGCTTCAGCGGAACATTGTTGGGTGAGTATTCTGCCGGTTTTCCATCGGGACTCATATAAACTCGGAGAAGAGAGAAGTCACCGGTGTGACGAGGCCACATCCAGTTGTCGGTATCTCCACCGAATTTTCCGATGGAACTTGGAGGAGCTCCTACTAAACGAACATCCTTATAAGTTTCGTAAATGAACAAGTAGTATTCATTACCGTCGAAAAACGATTTTAATTCAGAGATATAGTGCGTACCCTTGGTAGCATTCGCTCTGATTTCATCACTTTTCTTTTTGATGATATCCTGACGAGCTTGTCCGCTAGTGTTTCCGGCAGCAGTCATGATTTGTTCAGTAACATCTTCCATGCGAACCAGGAAGTTTACATATAGACCAGGAACATTCAATTCTTCCGATTTTTTCATAGCCCAAAAACCATCTGTCAGGTAATCGTGCTCTACCGTAGAAAAGGTTTGCACTGCATCATAAGCACAGTGGTGGTTGGTCAATAATAAACCTTCATTGGAAATCACTTCTGCAGTACAAAAACCGCCAAGTGAAACCACGGCGTCTTTTAATCCGGGTTTATTGATGTTGTAAATATCTTCTGCAGTAAGTTTAAAACCTTTCTTCTGCATATCTTCCTGATTCATCTTTTTCAGATGCATCAGCAGCCACATTCCTTCATCGGCATGAGCTGTCGCCGCGGTTAAGAGGGCTGCGACAAATACAAGGATCTTTTTCATTTTAATTTTTGTTGGGAAGCGAATATAGCCACTAAAGCCGTTTTTAGTCCAAAAATTTCGATAAGTGGCAAAAAAGCGAGATAAATCATGTTTTTTGGAGGAATAGGGACAAAAAAAGGGGGCAACCGCCCCCTTTTTCTTTGTGTAATATGCTTTATTTAACCCCTTCTTCGTTAACGGTAATCCCGTTTTTACCGGTTGGTTTAATGCCTCCCGCTTTTTCCTTTTTCTTAGCCTCCTCTTCAGCAGCTTTTTTCTTGGCTTCTTCTTCGGCTTTTTTCTTTGCGGCCGCTTCTTCAGCTTTCTTCTTAGCAGCTTCCTGTTGCGCTTTTTGTTGTGCTTCTTGTTGCGCTTTCTGCTGCGCTTCTTGTTGGGCCTTGCGTTGTGCTTCTTCCTGTGCTTTACGTTGCGCTTCCTGGTTCGCTTTGTTTTGTGCATCCTGGTTCGCCTTACGCTGTGCTTCTTCCTGCGCTTTACGTTGTGCTTCTTCCTGAGCTTTGCGTTGTGCTTCTTCCTGCGCTTTACGTTGTGCTTCCTGGTTATCCTGACGCGCTTTTAAACCAGCTTCACATTGAGCGATTTTTTCGCGTGGATAAGATTCATTCGGCTTGTAGCTAAGGGCTTTTTCGTATTGTTTTTTCGCAATTACAAATTTCCCTTCGTTATAGGCTTTATCACCTTCGGTGATGGCATCGTTATACGCTTTGTTCGGATCGATGGATTGACCACCCTGCTGAACGTTGTTGTTTCCGCCGGACTGTGTGTTTTTGTTGTTTCCATGATCGTCATCATCGTTGTTATGATTACCGTTATTTCCGTTGCCGCTATTGCCATTATTTCCATTCCCATTATTCCCGTTTCCGTTGTTGCCGTTGCCCTGATTGTTAACGCATGATCCGAGATAATCTCCATGATCAAGATGCGCTTGCAAGGCACTTAAAGGAATGTTAATGGTTTGCGGATTATTGGTGTTTCCGGGAGGAAGGTGACAAATAGTAACGGTGCTGTCTTCAACAACATTGTTATTACCATGGTCATCGTCGTCATCGTCATTGTGATTTCCGTTGTTGCCATTGTTTCCATTGTTATGATCATCATCGTCATCATGATCTCCATTGTTGTTATGGTCGTCATCATCTTCGTGGTGACCATTACCATTATTTTGGTTGTTGGTCGGACATGCACCCAACGCATCACCATGTGCCTGGTGAGCAGCCCATGCGCTTAATGGGATAGTGATGGTTTGCGGGTTGTTCGGGTTGCCCGGAGGGATGTGACAAATGGTGATGGTGCTATCGGAATTGTTATTACCATTTTCGTTGTTGCCATTTCCATTGTTGCCGTTATTTCCATTCCCGTTATTTTGGGTGTTGGTCGGACAAGCACCTAATACATCACCATGTGCCTGGTGGGCAGCCCATGCGCTTAATGGAATAGTAATGGTTTGCGGGTTGTTCGGATTACCCGGAGGGATGTGACAAATGGTGATGGTGCTATCGGAATTGTTATTACCATTTCCGTTATTGCCATTGTTACCATTATTTCCATTATTACCGTTGCCATTGTTATTTACAGGAGGCGTATACGTTACGGTAAAGTTTTTATATGCATTACCGCAATCGCCGCGAACTGCAATCTGAATGGTATTGCTTCCTTGTGGTAACGTCATGGCACAAGAAATACCTGGATTTCCTGTATAAGTACAAACTGCAAGTGAATTCAGATTTACCGTAATCACATTGTTTGTTCCACCAATTACATTCGCAATCACAGTAAAATTAGGATCACTTACGGTGATGTTCTGGCTGGTTGGATTAACCATGTTAATGGTAGGAGCAGTACAAGGTTGCGATGTGATGTTGATGGTTTTGGTATCGCTTCCGCAAGGACCATTTACACTAACAACAATGGTGTTTGCACCTTGAGTCAGAGAAACGGATCCGCTGAATATTCCACCACTGTATGAAACATTAACCGGGTTACCATTAATGGTAGCGCTTAAAGTTGTGCCGTTGAAATTACTTACCATACCGGTTAAACCTAATGAAGTTGCCGTAGTGGTATTACCGTTTTGGTTGATCTGATCGAGTGTAATTTCTGGTGCAAGACAAGGTGTGTAGATAATGGTAAAGCTTTCGCTGTCGTTACCGCAA
This region of Flavobacteriales bacterium genomic DNA includes:
- the xth gene encoding exodeoxyribonuclease III, translating into MAKIITYNVNGIRAAITKGWLDWLKAVDADIVCLQEIKATPDQIDIRPFEEMGYFTHWHPADKKGYSGVAILSKLEPDNVEIGCGMPKYDHEGRIIRCDFGDVSVMSAYFPSGSSGDERQAFKMEFLEDFLPYATELRKKRPNLIISGDYNICHKAIDIHNPVSNKNSSGFLPEEREWVDRFVESGFVDAFRVFNQEPKQYTWWSFRANARAKNLGWRIDYHMATKPLEKRLKASRILPEAKHSDHCPVLLEIDL
- a CDS encoding ABC transporter substrate-binding protein, producing MMKKLIPVLALSALLASCGGGKNGEEIKMVEAKGGVVYGGIFKINQVEDFKNLFPLSINDITSHHIASQMYQGLLKFDQKTLEVVPNIAESFEANPDATQFTFKIRKGVMFHDDECFGGKGREVTANDFKYCFDKICTATGDNKVYWLFKDKVKGANEHYDATIGGKPGPAGGVSGIKVIDNNTLQIDLNFSFSAFPKVIAHSGCWVYPKEAYEKYKDDMRTKVVGTGPFVIKSIKDGQMVLLEKNENYWEIDEHGNKLPYLQGVKFTFHKEKKTELMEFRKKNLDMVWKLPVEEISSVLGSQEEAKQGGNIDFELQMIDALSIQFYAFLSNGDVFKDKRVRQAFNYAIDREKLVTYTLQGEGTAATYGFVPPFGNYPASNVKGFAFDPNLARKLMSEAGYPNGRGFPKVVLQLNSGGSTNELLAEAVQGMLKENLGVDVEMQVMPLNQLIENFESGKADFWRSAWVADYPDPENFLNLFYGKHVPANPSDKSYINFTRYSSPVFDSTFQAALRTVDEKERLELFAKCDQIIIDDAVVMPVYYDNYIRLVQTNVRNFPINAMEYRDLSRVYFALDEKKDKKGKK
- a CDS encoding OmpA family protein: MKTKRILFIILPLLALYLSACVPSRKLDEAEAKYKACDAELKALRDSTRKFFDEHKEMQSELTRLKKATDALSRDTSILGASYRQMREQYDKINKLNDEIMKKLELLQKGSELESSKLSAQLEATRLELQKKEDDLKMFERELNVKKQELDLKTKELADKEKRIRELEDVLARQEAASKALKEKVANALLAFKDKGLTVEQKNGRVYVSMEAKLLFASGSYKVDQEGKEALIKLAKILEDQKDIEVQVEGHTDTDKLNSPNVPRDNWELSVLRATSVVKLMMENSKMDPKRITAAGRSEFLPVDPNDKSKNRRIEIILIPNLDELYKAIQN
- a CDS encoding S46 family peptidase, which gives rise to MKKILVFVAALLTAATAHADEGMWLLMHLKKMNQEDMQKKGFKLTAEDIYNINKPGLKDAVVSLGGFCTAEVISNEGLLLTNHHCAYDAVQTFSTVEHDYLTDGFWAMKKSEELNVPGLYVNFLVRMEDVTEQIMTAAGNTSGQARQDIIKKKSDEIRANATKGTHYISELKSFFDGNEYYLFIYETYKDVRLVGAPPSSIGKFGGDTDNWMWPRHTGDFSLLRVYMSPDGKPAEYSPNNVPLKPRHHLPISLKGVQQNDFAMIMGYPGSTDRFLTSYGVKQAIDIEQPARVKLRGTRLEIMKKDMDQSDKIRIQYASHYAQISNYWKYFIGQTRGLKRLKVYEKKKAEEEAFVQWINADANRKTRYANVISDMETAYKELDKVILPDVYFNECVFGMEINMLFLKLFPLYGALKNPDIAPEQLNAVVESVRPEVEDYFKNHNASTDINLMAAMMKMYYTDIPAEYHPKFLTEIHKKSKGDFQKWVSAYYAKSVFTDKARLDAYLKKPDLKKLEADLGFKLMMDFITVYRTFSAQSAEATNKLTEATRLYVEGIRKMMTDKKFYPNANFTMRLTYGQVLAYVPQDAVSYSYFTTLDGIIEKEDPNNDEFIVPAKLKELWKNKDYGQYGENGVMKVAFLSNTDITGGNSGSPVINGNGELIGVAFDGNWEAMSGDIAFEPNLQRTISVDVRYVLFIIDKYAGAKHLIDEMTLVK